The DNA segment AAAAAGGCCCAGCAGCTCAACCCCCCTCCGGCCGTCTTGTACTTCTTTTGCAAACATGGCGACAACGAACGAGACAATTTTGTCTCCATCGCACGTAGCTTCCTCTCTCAAATTCTTCCGTATAATCGAGATATACTGCTTCCATACTATCACGATAAATATCAGAGTAGCACGGAGGCAGTCCTGGACACCCGAAGCATCATCGAAGATTTACTCAAGGTGTCCATTCGAAATTTCCCGCACGTGTACATCATCCTGGACGGGATTGATGAGTGCCCGAGGAAAGAACGCGACATCATCGCCTCCTGGTTTCGCGAACTTGTTGAGGACCTTCCACAGAGTAATCCCACACAAATTCGATGTCTGTTTGTGAGCCAAGAAGATGGGGTAGCACGAAAGGACTTTGCGGGTGTTTCTGTGATCAAAATTCGAAGCCAGGACAACCTGCGCGACATTGAACAATACAGCGCCAAGTGGGCAATCGACATCCAAAAGAAATTTGAGCTTCCCGACACCAAGCGAGAATCGATCGCAAAGCTCATTGTTGACGCTGCCGGAGGTGAGTACAGTATTCAACGCCAAAGTCCAATCGCTAACTCACCATCTAAGGCATGTTTCTACTTGCCAAGTTAATTTCCACCAaccttcttcatcaacttgatgtcgaggagttggaaTATGAGCTTGAACCAGGACGATTCCCGCGCGAGATCAATGCTGCGTAAGACTCCTAACCTTCAAGTTGAAAGCGCGGGACAAGTAATTGCTGACGTCTGATTTCTGTTTACAGTTACTCTCGAATTATCGTGAGAATATTCGACCATGTGTCCGAGTCGGAACAGCACGGGAGTAGGATGCTACTGAGCTGGCTGGTTTGCGCCAAACGGTCCATGAAGTGGCATGAGATCCAGGGCGTGAAGTCCATTGACTTGGAAACAAAGTCGGTAGATTTCCGACGCTTGCGGTTTCGCGTTGACTCAAAAGATCTTTGCGGATCGCTCGTTGAAATCCGGTCCGACGGGACGGTAGAACTTGTTCATCTGACCGCTAAACTGTAAGATCCCTATGTCCCCATTCCGTCTTACCACTCATGCTTCTAACCTCGTTCAAGCTTTCTTATCAGTGAAAAACATGTCAACCCAGCGCGAGGAGAATTGCAACTAGCTTCTCTGTGCGTCAATTATCTCAACCTTCCTATCTTCAACGATGAGCTTGAACCCAAAGAGAAGCATTGTCTCATCCTTAATGGGTCCTACGCGTTCATGGACTATGCCATTATTTACTGGGTGCGGCATCTTGAGGCTAGTTTGGCATCTCTGGAAAAAGACGGTACCGATGCGCGCGATATTTCCGAGACCCTAGAAGATTTTATTGAGCTTCACTACATCAATCCAGCCACTCACTTTCCCGTCTCACAAGGAAACGCTGCAAGACTTCGCTGCTTTGAGGATCTGGATTGTCATGACCGACTGCAGCAGGCAGTCATATCGACACGAAAGCAGCTTACATTCTACGGTGAGATGAACAAAGCCGAGATTGCCCTCGACCTTGTGGACATTGTGGAGAGTATTCGAGCTGCACTTGAAAGGCTGCTGCTAGGGATCCAGaacggggatggggtggcaGCCAAGCTTGAAAAGCACTATGGTTCTAACCTCTTCAAATGTCCCAGGCTCAGCTGCAAATTCTTCACGAACGGGTTTGCAACCGCTGAGCAACGGAACCAACACCTTGGAAAGCACCAGAGGCCTTTTCGATGTGCCATTGAGGGTTGTTTGAGTGGAACCACCGGTATGGCGTCGGAGAAAGAGCTACAAAAGCACATGAAGGAATCTCATGGCGGGTATCAGTCTCACGACGAGTTTCCAGACAACGATGAAGTATATCGGAGTCTCCAGCCACAGTTATCCATAACCAACTCCGGCAATCAGACAGTTTTGGTAATTCAAGAGCCTACCGTGGCGGAAACGACAACAACTGAAGCACCTGAAGCCCAAGACCCAGCATCTGATAATGTCGCCCGCGAAGTGATAGGACATCAACGGCAGCAGAGTAATAAAAGACAAAAGATTGAGTACATATGCTGGTTTTGCTACAAAGTCTATAACCGCAAATTCAACCTCGACTCACATCTTTTAACTCATAGCGAGGACCGGCCTTGGAAGTGCGACCTCTGCACCAAAGCCTTTGCGCGGGAAAGCGACTTGAAGAGACATCGGCAAGGCCATGATGAAGGGAGCCATTTTCCGTGTCAAGGGTGTGGCAAGAAGTTTGCACGCCGGGATACATTGGCGAATCACCACAAGTCAAAGTTGGGGAAAAGGTGCTTGTCAGCCTTGAATTTGCAAAACCATGCTGAAGAGTCAACTCCATCGCCGTAGAACTCCCAGCACACAAACTGTACAAAATGTACCGCGGCTACCTCAATCAGAGGCCTGGCCGCGGGATCGTACTCCTAGTTCGCCATGTCAATATTAAGCTGATCCCTTACCAAATAACATCGGCATAACCCGAATTCATGATAAGCAGAATGGGTGTGTTCAGGTATCACTCGTAGCCCTCACAAACACCACGCACCAAAGGTCCGTTACTGCAATCCCAGCCCATCCTCTGCAACATCCAGACGACGTCGCATCATATCACATGTTTCAAGCGCGTATCATGGAAGGAATTTTGCCTTCACCAACAGTCCCTCGGTCAAAAAGGGGGAAGTCACGAAATGCCAAGCCGGCCACTCGATACATGCCGCTTATTAAGCCAACAGCTTGGCGAACCAATCACGCAACAAACGACGAACGGTTGTATAGTGTAGCGGTTATCACTCCGGATTCTGATTCCGGCAACCCCGGTTCGAGTCCGGGTACGACCTCATCTTTTCGCCTATTCTTTTGGGCCCAGATCGCCGGCGATTTTAActtttttgatgttggcacCTTTGCCACAAAATATTTGAGACACCAAAGTAGGTTAACATACCTTAAAGGATAGTCATAGgtcttaaaagatagtttgAAAGGCTTCAAAGATAGTTAACAGACCTTAAAGGATCGTTAAAGGACCTATTAATGTACTTTTGAGGCAAAAGGTAGTTCACAGTATAGTATGGGTTAACTTACTTTTGCTGTGTGAATTACtttgtgggcagggtggTTGGGTAATACAATGGCTAGCATTTTCATCTTCAAGATGACTGCTATATACATGCAGCATGAAAAGTCTAACAttatcagcatcaccagcatgaGACAATGTCGTGGTGCCAGTGGAATTCCGTGTtttcctcccacccccattTTCATCTATTTTTTAAAATAAAAAAGTCTAATAATCAAAAAGAAATCGCTTCAAACAAAAGAACGTAAACATGATTTTCGCCAGAAAACCAACAGCCCTCCCAGTGGTATCATATTTTCCTCATCCCAACATCCAACTCCCCTTTTATTCACCATCCCACAACCCCTTCTACCTGGCATGTGCATTCTGGTAAGTGATAGTAGCAGTCTTGGTCTGCACAATACCACCAGGGTTAATCGCCTTCTCGGACCCGCTCTCGCTCTTCCTGGTCGGCTCCGAGGAAGCATAGTCATCGCCCGTCtcgacggcgacgacggtCTCGAGGGGGTAcatgatgtcgtcgtcgaagcGCTGGTACTTGTCGCGCTTTTGAGATTGGGACtggttgccgccgccgccgccgccaaaggtGGGGGGGCCCCCGGACTTGGAGAGGCCGCTGTTGACGGGGTAGGCGGAGCGGGCGTTGGAAGagccgaggaggcgggggatgaagtggttgaggaagggcttgatggtggggagggtgccgCAGATGACGGAGAGGTTGGCTTCGGCGAAactgggaaaggggggttaattaggggagggggataggggggaagaggggaggCTTACATCCAGAGGAGAACGGGGCCACCGCCCCAAGATTGGTCAATGTCTCCCATGGAGACGATCAAAGCGTGGAGACGCATGATGGAGGTGAAAGACGTGCTGGATAATGGGTTAGGATGGCTCTTTTAGCTGAAGTAAAATGGCAAATAAGATGGCTTACATTCCACCGACGCTAAAGGCAGCAATCAGAGCGATCTTGTGCTTGAGAGGGACATGAAGCTTGACAACGATTGGAATTggcaccgccagcaccatcaGATCGGTGATGGCACCGAGGATAGCCGTGGCCTGGTACAGAGCGGGCCGGTTGATGCACTCGCCGGGGATGCTGATGTCCCAAGCTGACTGGACGGGGTTGCAAGGGAAGATGGCGGCGAACATGATGGCGAACGATGAACCGACGACGATGAACATGACGACGTAAACGGTAATCTGGTACCACAATTGTGGCGCTAGCCTTCGATAGAGCAGCAAAAGTGCCAGCTTGGCGCCACATTGAACCGGGTTGTACAGAATCGGCAGGAGGTAGAGCGCTCTGAGGAACAGGAGGAACTTGGTGACGGGCATTTCCCACGAGTGTGTTCCCATGATTCCTCTCATAAAGTCCCCTTGATGGCTTGTGTTAGTGTGTGTGGAGATGAGTTTCTGGGTGTTGGGCAACATACGAACGATCATGGACTGCAGCGCGATGGAGCATCCCCAGGCAATGATCAGAGAGGCATCTTCGATCTGAAACCTCCTTCTGATGAATGCCTTAGTGTAGAGATGCTGCATCATGAACAACAGAGCCAAGAAGTTACCAACTCCAAAGAGCCAGTAGGCCTCTGTCACGCTGTTGCGCGCTGGGTTCTCAAAGTCCACCACATAGCCCTCCGGTGGGGGCATGATCACCGGCACGCCATTGACAGTCGGGAGTTGCATAGCCATCTTGTCGTATTCGGCGCCGTCGACTGTCCAGAATCCGTAAGTGTGCCGtcgaggctgaagaaggggaCGGGTTGAGTTCGATGTTTTGTCTGTTGTTCACGCCCGCGCGCTTATCTATCCGATTCAACTGTCGAGCAACAGGAAGTGTCGagaacaaaagaaacaaaaaggagTGAAGCGAAGGAGACTCTGTGAAGGAACATTGGCATGTCACTCATGTCAATCCACCGTGTCTATCTATGCATGACTGTGTCTGCTAccctgttcttcttctgcgtGGCGGTTTGGGTGTCAGTTTGCGTGGGAACCGGGCATTGCCGATCAGCTTCATCACATAAACAGCCAATTTTGCCCGTCTTCGTTTCTCCCTCAccgaccttgatggccagaGAAACGGCAAAAATTTGTGCCGGCAGTTCATCAGCGCAGCATTTTGGAAAGCATTCGGTCTGGGGTGGGAGAGTGGGAAGCAGTCAGTACAACGTCGCCAGGGTGGTCGTTGGGACTAAGAGGAGTCGAAACAAAAGACAAGGGGAGGAACATGGGATGTGTCAGGGAATTTGATAGGTGCTGAATCTATAGATGAGGCTAGTCAGGCCAAGTCAAGTTAAGCGTGGCAGAAATATCCACAATAACGGCTGCCAGAATCCACTCTGCTCCCCCACCCTGCAACCTCTTGCAGCATTTCCTCAGGAAATCACCCACAAGTTCTTCATGCTTTgcttctttgcttcttcaTTGCCCCCCCCGTGTCCCCTCCGTGCTCCCCCACACGGTCCAGCCACTGCCTTCGTCTCGCGCCGCCCCGTGTCTGTGTGTCTGTCCGTTTCCCTTTCGTTGTATCAACGGCCACCCGTACCCCCACACGCTGTCACGTCCTTTCTACGCGATGTCTCCCGTCTCTCTTGACATCCGCCCAAAAGGACGTTGCCGAACAAACTTTTTTTGGCTTACCGCCACTTGACGCAATGGAACGGAGGCGTGTCATTGCAGGAAGTTGTCACCTTCTGCCACGACGTCCAAGACCGAGGCCGGTAGAAAGCTGCCGACACGAAACCACAGACGGCGATCATTAACCTGCTCGCCTTCAATTACCGGTGGAGGGTTGCATATTCTCCGTTTCCCCCCGCAAATAatgccctcttcctccaatcACTACGTGGCGTTCTTGCAGGCACCGGACGATGTCGACACTTTCAACTCTTCCTGCAGCTCTCGCTTGGCCACCCGCAAGAATGGGACGACGTGTTTGGGATGGCCCAGCACGCCCAGGTCTTGGGAGATATGCTTTCTGTTGCTGTCCCCAGTCTCCGGGGAGCTTTGCCGTCGACGTACCTTGCATCAATAGCCAAACCTCGGGCTTGAACCGAAACCCGGTAGCGAAACAAACCCCCTACATAAATGACTTGGCCCACtgttgagggagggatgAGCATCCTGCACTACCAACACACTCGTTTTTATTGCCCCGTGGGCCATTACACTCCTTCAAGATGCACTTCACTCACCTTCTACTTTCATTCTGCTCCGTAGCATCAACCATGGCCGCCATCACCCCAAGACAGATCCCCTCCAAGGCCAAGTGCCTCCTCGACGCTGGACTTGGCGAGGCAGTTCTGGTTCGTGGAGATCCCCAATATGCTGAACGCGAGGCTTCATATTGGTCCAACAGCGCAAGGCTGAGTCCAGCTGCGATCCTCCGACCTCGCAATACCAAGGAGGTGGCCCTTGCCGTCAAGGCTCTTGCTGCCGCCAAACAGCCATTTGCCGTCCGTTCCGGTGGTCACACCAACTGGGCTGGCTCCAACAACATTGCCGgcggcatcaccatcgatctcggcttcttcaacaccaccacctacaaTGCTGCTACCGAGACTGCCGATATCGGCCCTGGCTCCCGCTGGCGGGATGTCTACTCGGAGCTGATCAAGCACAAGCGTGCCGTTGCCGGTGGCCGTGAGGGTAATGTTGGTGTCGCCGGTCTTTTGCTCGGCGGCGGTAACACCTTCTTCACTGCCCGCCGTGGCTTCGCCTGCGATAACGTCGTCGCCTATGAGGTCGTCCTTGCCGACGGCCGCATTGTCACCGCCAGCAAGACCAGCTACCCCGACCTCTTTGTTGCCCTCAAGGGCGGCTCCAACAACTTTGGCATCGTCACCAAGTTCACCATGACCGCCATCCCATCCGACAAGGTGTGGGGCGGCATGGCCTTCCTTCCCAAGGACATTGCTCCCCAGGCCGTTGACGCCGTTGTTTCCTTCACCAACAACGTTGCCAATGACCCCGATAGCAACCTCGTCGCCATGTTCACCCACATGCCCGACTTCAAGGACATTGTTGTTGCTACTCTCTACGCCAACATGGCCGGTGTCGAAAAGCCTGCTGCTTACAAGGAGTGGCTTGCTCTTCCCGAGATCATGAACACGGTCAagaacaccaccatcgctgAGATGGCATTCGAGTACAACatccccgccaacctccacGACATCTGgttcaccctctccctcaagaaCGATGCTCGCATCCTCAACAAGGCTGCCGAGCTCCACGTCAAGCTCGTTGAGGACCTCAAGGCTTTTATCCCTGAGCAGACCTTCACCACCCAGTGTCTCTTCCAGCCCCTCCCCACTGTCTTTGGCAAGAACTCAGTTGCTGCCGGTGGCAACATCATGGGTGTTGAGCGCCAAAAGTCTAACGGCGTTCTGTTCCTTGCTACCGCCATGGTCCAGACCCCtgagcaggagaagaaggcttaCCCTCTTGTCAAGAcgtgggttgaggaggtcagGAAGTTTGCCGCTACCATTGATGGTGGTCTTCAGGAGTGGACCTATCTCAACTATGCAGATAAGAGCCAGAACCCTCTCAAGAGCTACGGCCCTGAGAACATCCGCAAGCTGAAGGCTACTGCTGCCAAGTATGATCCTCAGGGTGTTTTCCAGAAGTTGGTGCCCGGTGGGTTCAAGGTTTCTAACCTTTAACACATGGACACCGTTGTGTGGGAGAGCGTGACAACACTGATGGACGATGGATGGGTGAATGGTCGCTGGGATATACGAGCATACGGGTATTGACTGGATAGGGATGATaattgggggaagggggcttAGCATGGGGACTTTCAGGAGCGTGTTgtatttttgttttgtttgctttGCATTTGCTTTGTCATAGCTGTTTTGGTTTGCATTCTGAGCATTAGTTTACATTTACTATTGTAAAATCGAGACGGGCCCACTGAGTTCTTGATACCCCTCACACCTATCCAATGTCACTTGCATTCCTCCGTATCACATGATGTCTTCCTCTGCGGTTCAAGCTCGGTTGTCGACGACAAAACCTCTTGTTACGGCCCCACCCGGCTACTTCCCCGAATGAGGATCAACATTTTGAATCCTGCATAATGTTAAAAATCGCTATTGTCTACATGCCTATCTAGTGATCTGCACACTACCTAGGGCTCAGGTCTGTGCGCCTGAAGGTCCTTGATACCAAGGCTTGAGAAGGCATCTAGCGCGTCCAAGACAGATGGATATCTGAGCCGAGGTCGttaggaggaagaggtgttGTTAGTTGGACACCAACGACTTTGATGGCTGTAGCACTTTATGAGACCAAGCAGTAGTTTGCTTGCCGGGCATTCAACATGTCACCTGAGAGCCTCTCACATtcgtcgccatcatcgaggcaGTTTGAAGTAGTCAAGGCCAAACAAAGCAACCACTATCTGGTACAAATACGCTTCTGTCCGCCTGTCACCTTTATCAAAAGCCAGTTTGGAATGCCCTCTGCCGTCACCATGGCAATGCACGGTCCTGTCAACAcagaaaaaggggcaacGAAGGGGGCTACAGTGTCAAAagaagggttagggttttcTTCATGAAGCTTCTGAACCTCGAGCACCAAAACTCGGCTTTGCTTCGGGTATCACATCAAATGAGCAGGAACGTGGCACATTCGCAGCTGATTGGCTGCACTGGAGGATGTGACAGAGGGGCAAATGCAATGGAGTTTCGCGATAAGACGTGGGCCAGATCCTTATCGACCGTtttacccctccccctcatcaaacaGCCCACCTTGTGTCGCGACCAGCCCAACCCAGTTGCGCGCGTCAAACTCATCAGGGCCCGATCAAAAGGTTGGGACTTTTTTCTCTATTACCTAGAACCTTGGACCTTCCGCATTCAGATTGTTATTGTTATTACTTATCGCTACCTATCTTCTGCGTTTAGTTTGTTATCAGATCGTTCAGTGCACACCCTTCTCAGTCGTCATGGTATGCCTTCACCCCACTTTGCAACTGCCTCATGTATGTCTTGATGAGAAAGAGACCTGACTGACGATGTCGCCGCCCACTTGCACAGGCACCTCACGGGAATAACCTCTCCAAGGATGAGATTGCTCAGTTcaaggaggtgtttgagaTTTTTGTAAGATTTCCCCTCTCTTTCGCACCTCACACCTCTTCTGCATCACCAAGTCACACCCGCCAAGAGGGCCTCCCTCATCCATCCCtctcaaccaaccaccattTACCCTCTCCCTGACTCTTCCCAGGACAAAGACGGCACAGGCGACATTACCGCTGCCGAGCTGGGCGCCGTCATGCGTGAACTCggcctcaacccctccccggAGGAGCTCCAAGACATTGTCAACGAGGCGGACCTCAACAAGGACGGCGTGATCTCGTTTGAGGAGTTCCTGTCACTCATGTCGATGGGCGTCAAGGAGACGGACACGGAGCAGGAGCTGGTCAACGCCTTCAAGGTGTTTGACAAGGACGGGAGCGGGACCATCAGCAGCGACGAGTTGAGGAATGTGCTCAAGTCCCTGGGCGAGAACCTCACGGACGCGGAGCTGGACGAGATGATCAAGCTGGCGGAtaaggatggggatgggcaTATTGATTATCAGGAGTTTGCGCATATTATGAAATAGGGGGGCTAaaatgggagggaggaaagggggggggtgggtgggagatAGGATACCTGGTATTGTTAGATGGGAATTGATTGAAATTTTTGCTTCCTATGGTTTTGTGCAAGATTTTGAGGGGCTTTGTTTGGACCCCTGGACCTTGTTCTTCTACACAACATCAACTCTAGTTCATTTATGTCTTGACAAATACCAACTTGCAAAGGGACGGAGCGTGTAGGTGCGGCATGTGTTGTGGTGCTGATAGCTGTTCGTGTCCTTCCCGGGGTGCCCAAGAGAGTTATTTCTATGGCTCAAACCAAAACATGAGAATAACCTCCACAGGCTACGCTTAGGCACCACCTGGGGGCAGTGGCTTGAGCATATCTAAGTTCAACGCCCACCGTCCACTAGCGCATTCCACCTCGACATAGACTTTTCCACAATCTCTCATTTCACGTCAAACCGTCTCCCATGTTTCGCACAAACCTTTTCCATTTTTTGACACATCTTTTTGGACATCCAGTCAGTCACCAAcacaaccaaaaccaccatctcGATTCGAACTGACTACCTCCATCAAGATGAGCATGCGTAAGTACACATTACCTTGCTAAACATCTTCCAACAACTAGTACTCACCTCTCTTTTTGATGATCACAGCAAAACTTCACTGGCCTACCATCACCGACCGCCTCGCTAAACTCCCCTCAACAATCCCGCCTCACGAGCGATACGCCCATGTAGCCAACAATATCGCAAGCGTGGTCCGATGGAATAAGGATCTTCTTGAAGGGATGCTCCTCGAGGCACAGGCCCATTGTTGCGCTGCTGAGTTTGCGGCAAAAGATTGGTCCGAGAGTACCGATGCCAATGATAGCAAATCTGCTGAGAGGACAAGCTCTAAGGAAAGGGAAGAGAACGAGGAAAAGTGCAGGTTTTATGAGATTTTGAtcgaggttttggagggcaACGTCAATCTTTTCTGCGTCTCAGGAAGTTTTCTAATGATTTGCATAGGAAAAatcaagaagttgaagactccggttgatgaggagagtTTGGAGGATGATTACGGTAGGAATCTggtgtttttcttcttgggctATCAAGTCGGAAGGAGGTTCGTTGACTGTAGTGCTGTCTACAGAGATGGTTGACGAAATAAGAGACTCGGATGACCAGTGGGTGCATGTAACGGCATACGGctacagggttagggttaggacAGGAATACAGGGTcagggctgaggatgagggctgcggccaatgggagcaaagggaagcacaggccacgtggggcaggcaaggcagggtaaggatatcttgcagagcaagcagggccacacacacttacttttccttttcctcatctttCGATTACTTTAGCTACGGAATAATATTGGCCTTGACCTATTTCAGCCTCAGCTTCGTGACAGTGCATATTACCTTAGGCAGCCGTGCAAGCGGTCTGTCCAGCGCTCAAAATACACTGTAGCATTCTCGTTATCGAGTGGAATTATGTGTGCGCAGAAGAACATTTAAGTCAAGCTTCTTTTTCAGACAGGCTCGCCGCACTATGCACTTTGTCAATCCGCACTAGTGTGGGGCTACTTGAAATGTCGAGGAAGACATACATCTACAACCACTATCTTGATAGCCATACTACCCATAATATTTAATTATTAAAAAATAAATACCTATATAAAATTACCCATAAAAACCTATTTTTTGAAAAAAATAAATTTGTTTTCACCATTACACGatgtggttgaagatggttCAACGTGAGGCCTGTTGATAGATGCATCGCTAGAATAGGAGTTTAGATGGGAGGGTTAGGAGTATATGTGGGGAAAAGCGACCCACATAGTATGGATTGACAAAGTGCATAGTACGGCGAAtttgtctcttctttttccttgaATAGCTCAATGAACCTGTTTTTACAAAGCCCCAATAGTTGAGTGAGTCTTCAACCTTACTCGTTGTTTAGGCAgagaggggaaaaaagaTAGAAAAAGTAAATTGACAACTGTGAGATTCGAACTCACGCCTCTTTCGAGAGTAGAATACCATCCATTGCTGAGTGGAAGATGTGATCTTGAGTCTACCGCCTTAGACCGCTCGGCCAAGTTGCCTGGTAATTCATGTTTTGCTGCATCGGAAATAGACATCACAGCACAGACCTCCCAGACCATCA comes from the Podospora pseudocomata strain CBS 415.72m chromosome 5, whole genome shotgun sequence genome and includes:
- a CDS encoding hypothetical protein (EggNog:ENOG503P2GD; COG:S); its protein translation is MAMQLPTVNGVPVIMPPPEGYVVDFENPARNSVTEAYWLFGVGNFLALLFMMQHLYTKAFIRRRFQIEDASLIIAWGCSIALQSMIVRDFMRGIMGTHSWEMPVTKFLLFLRALYLLPILYNPVQCGAKLALLLLYRRLAPQLWYQITVYVVMFIVVGSSFAIMFAAIFPCNPVQSAWDISIPGECINRPALYQATAILGAITDLMVLAVPIPIVVKLHVPLKHKIALIAAFSVGGITSFTSIMRLHALIVSMGDIDQSWGGGPVLLWIFAEANLSVICGTLPTIKPFLNHFIPRLLGSSNARSAYPVNSGLSKSGGPPTFGGGGGGNQSQSQKRDKYQRFDDDIMYPLETVVAVETGDDYASSEPTRKSESGSEKAINPGGIVQTKTATITYQNAHAR
- a CDS encoding hypothetical protein (COG:T; EggNog:ENOG503PE39), encoding MAPHGNNLSKDEIAQFKEVFEIFDKDGTGDITAAELGAVMRELGLNPSPEELQDIVNEADLNKDGVISFEEFLSLMSMGVKETDTEQELVNAFKVFDKDGSGTISSDELRNVLKSLGENLTDAELDEMIKLADKDGDGHIDYQEFAHIMK
- a CDS encoding hypothetical protein (CAZy:AA7; COG:C; EggNog:ENOG503NVMI), which gives rise to MHFTHLLLSFCSVASTMAAITPRQIPSKAKCLLDAGLGEAVLVRGDPQYAEREASYWSNSARLSPAAILRPRNTKEVALAVKALAAAKQPFAVRSGGHTNWAGSNNIAGGITIDLGFFNTTTYNAATETADIGPGSRWRDVYSELIKHKRAVAGGREGNVGVAGLLLGGGNTFFTARRGFACDNVVAYEVVLADGRIVTASKTSYPDLFVALKGGSNNFGIVTKFTMTAIPSDKVWGGMAFLPKDIAPQAVDAVVSFTNNVANDPDSNLVAMFTHMPDFKDIVVATLYANMAGVEKPAAYKEWLALPEIMNTVKNTTIAEMAFEYNIPANLHDIWFTLSLKNDARILNKAAELHVKLVEDLKAFIPEQTFTTQCLFQPLPTVFGKNSVAAGGNIMGVERQKSNGVLFLATAMVQTPEQEKKAYPLVKTWVEEVRKFAATIDGGLQEWTYLNYADKSQNPLKSYGPENIRKLKATAAKYDPQGVFQKLVPGGFKVSNL
- a CDS encoding hypothetical protein (COG:S; EggNog:ENOG503P15N), whose translation is MAASLAKATAVTMAVAGLGANDVHPGAPFEQALEQFKKGLRPKHRSTFQTTTLPDLLAAIDKIQKEQHSNRRLQAVGRLKPTLEALNQLGKVVETFTNTSEFVAFVWIGSSFVEAFTELLSIYESLGEELPLVQQYEAIFSKDSDMKRVLAYLYKDVLEFHHRALKYFQQPMLKQLFQATWKTYKSRFDDLINGIKRHRELIVYHANLLRIKASLDDRRNIDQQFSQIAGAVNQASLSIKACLDERKVRDQQLKEMADAESNRKLRELQGWLRASNVANDQHEFCKLRGEYPGTGSWLLDNPKFKEWFETPCQLMPPVLWLNGIPGAGQCQKRSHHLPYAADFFKGKTILASLVVKKAQQLNPPPAVLYFFCKHGDNERDNFVSIARSFLSQILPYNRDILLPYYHDKYQSSTEAVLDTRSIIEDLLKVSIRNFPHVYIILDGIDECPRKERDIIASWFRELVEDLPQSNPTQIRCLFVSQEDGVARKDFAGVSVIKIRSQDNLRDIEQYSAKWAIDIQKKFELPDTKRESIAKLIVDAAGGMFLLAKLISTNLLHQLDVEELEYELEPGRFPREINAAYSRIIVRIFDHVSESEQHGSRMLLSWLVCAKRSMKWHEIQGVKSIDLETKSVDFRRLRFRVDSKDLCGSLVEIRSDGTVELVHLTAKLEKHVNPARGELQLASLCVNYLNLPIFNDELEPKEKHCLILNGSYAFMDYAIIYWVRHLEASLASLEKDGTDARDISETLEDFIELHYINPATHFPVSQGNAARLRCFEDLDCHDRLQQAVISTRKQLTFYGEMNKAEIALDLVDIVESIRAALERLLLGIQNGDGVAAKLEKHYGSNLFKCPRLSCKFFTNGFATAEQRNQHLGKHQRPFRCAIEGCLSGTTGMASEKELQKHMKESHGGYQSHDEFPDNDEVYRSLQPQLSITNSGNQTVLVIQEPTVAETTTTEAPEAQDPASDNVAREVIGHQRQQSNKRQKIEYICWFCYKVYNRKFNLDSHLLTHSEDRPWKCDLCTKAFARESDLKRHRQGHDEGSHFPCQGCGKKFARRDTLANHHKSKLGKRCLSALNLQNHAEESTPSP